In the genome of Montipora foliosa isolate CH-2021 chromosome 3, ASM3666993v2, whole genome shotgun sequence, one region contains:
- the LOC137996509 gene encoding calponin homology domain-containing protein DDB_G0272472-like — MMLNRRQSQLAPLTEENLKKHRTETSPRQTSSKRFIERQTSWRSVGDGQSVELQYDEHILESSAGDQKKDDDQGIDYFDLILPNNTSANVTLGEMNVKSDKNYSLKTSRERNDGLKMNDNTREDQSIEQQKGNEPSTEETLKFDFDFNGEIAGQLEKKEKEGSDDAENSDEDSDFSSPLDTDSDVTYDNNKKLQNVNSSAASADSSCSSSPLVDETDDEDDDDDDDDETEEDDERENSWAKSEDELSHYTSSLNASVSSIPTLYDDRESPETPSSPDESPNYNENQAENGELRNGHDEEIYDKEKYIENRLNEEVILKENDQNKMETLSSCSDGNLSPLQSRHVCGRSASPLTVVMSEFDDVESTIFDHREASSLDSSSRNKFTSLDSNEGSEVSIKNWVRLKEDSVTNRADSEQCGSPVHKDIKIKGKKRKIKTRKELNAKKTHLIKIVKKNIPTTKVLKYHNLSKTKPKKSDQVDFQKEMVKGQISMSDDSDGVNEEQNINRMARRKLKRPSKKRVSFEDSKTAENISKMTLNDSAVFGRCTESRDNEEEASPRSPESENSGRGSSHWSAVESDLSAGSGTKPASTVYSPRSLFSSRQTTLVDKMTTRNALLESVSLEQRRINLAAVRKRGPSKPKIKKSHSAASKLTSKTTGSDQSSMMRRVLSANRNKVSRLHNIVEELQQEIDELKSENKSLKRLSHRQEKEIKKIDEEESSVPILLQRHSAEMRTLKERLRRNQDVLHKKERESHDRDKEIQKLQDKIKNYRELSQNKKLEERASLAKKLQNVENEIALKDKKILDLEKTLTLKDKMRQRDIKEQKDRYRQAKEELKRVQEDFRSLRERLQEKERELDEKNIYHQHIIQKKKKAVTFPALTAAISHDPALTTPVLRAEKLPDGKEKHPNVFLTNALSDSGSVITEEGKESVHTTVVSDTRSEKLAAADAITPSVFDADRRDKNEEARLRNEAEERRKLEEEERKRRAEEEDRKRKEEEEKRREKEEDERRKNEEEELRKLREEQERERKRKEDEDKQRLEEEAETRRKKDLLLARMRAIDAGNEKTNDEKTTGTTAVDPIAVENKPKKLPIFLQSETLAKKESQQAKPTETSLSEDDIISDAGSDKKRSSARSKQSGYSYDFKQTVENLHHGLPAHASLENVKEAAADSTSDDLSFGGYKPTLGRRAAAKRADSKNKDELSFGGYNPSFGAKKDVTRKSSGLDFGSGNKFTTQKDQNGSISGEYKPTFGAASSKASATLPTSDIFGEGSGIARGRRPREFPGKGNTVFGDELLTNEVKATVSPLLFGDKSFTANNKSSYPWENKVDVARRTSSNKEQDDSLLPRRRNLQSIGKSAEKNIPVVDNALDDIDDEIEEVIL, encoded by the exons GAACATATTTTAGAGTCTTCAGCGGGAGACCAGAAAAAAGATGATGATCAGGGAATTGATTATTTCGATCTCATTTTACCCAACAACACGAGTGCCAATGTTACTTTGGGTGAGATGAATGTCAAGTCTGATAAAAACTATTCTCTGAAAACTTCAAGAGAGAGGAACGATGGAttgaaaatgaacgataatactcgTGAAGACCAGTCCATAGAACAACAAAAAGGCAATGAACCATCCACTGAAGAAACTTTGaagtttgattttgattttaatggAGAAATCGCTGGCCAacttgaaaagaaagaaaaggaaggcAGTGACGATGCTGAGAACTCCGACGAGGATTCCGATTTTTCAAGCCCACTAGATACTGACAGTGATGTGACTTACGATAATAACAAGAAATTACAGAATGTAAATTCCAGTGCGGCTTCAGCTGATTCTTCGTGTTCATCATCTCCATTGGTTGACGAAACTGATgacgaagatgatgatgatgacgatgacgatgaaactgaagaagatgatgaaagggaaaacagttGGGCTAAAAGTGAAGATGAGCTGTCACATTACACAAGCAGTTTAAATGCCAGTGTGAGCAGTATTCCCACTCTTTATGATGATAGGGAAAGTCCGGAAACCCCGAGTAGCCCCGATGAATCACCAAATTATAACGAGAATCAGGCCGAAAACGGAGAGCTCAGAAATGGACATGACGAAGAAATTTACGACAAAGAGAAATATATTGAAAATAGACTGAACGAAGAAGTTATTCTCAAGGAGAATGaccaaaataaaatggaaactTTGAGCAGCTGTAGTGACGGCAATTTATCTCCACTGCAAAGTAGACATGTCTGTGGACGATCTGCTTCACCTCTTACAGTTGTAATGAGCGAGTTTGATGATGTAGAAAGCACAATATTTGATCACAGAGAGGCAAGCTCGCTTGACAGTAGTTCTCGAAATAAGTTTACTTCATTGGATAGCAACGAGGGCTCCGAAGTGTCAATAAAGAATTGGGTCAGATTAAAAGAGGACAGTGTCACCAACAGAGCGGACAGCGAACAGTGTGGTTCACCTGTTCATAAAGatattaaaataaaagggaagaaacgaaaaataaaaactaGAAAAGAACTGAATGCTAAAAAGACGCACTTGATAAAGATTGTAAAGAAGAACATTCCAACTACAAAAGTGCTCAAATACCATAATTTGTCAAAAACTAAACCGAAGAAAAGTGACCAAGTCGATTTTCAAAAGGAAATGGTTAAGGGCCAAATTTCGATGAGTGATGATTCGGACGGAGTGAACGAAGAACAAAACATTAACAGGATGGCCCGTCGGAAATTAAAAAGACCGAGTAAAAAACGTGTTTCATTTGAGGATTCTAAAACGGCTGAAAACATCAGTAAAATGACTCTTAATGACTCGGCTGTCTTCGGACGTTGTACAGAGAGCAGAGACAACGAAGAAGAAGCTAGTCCTAGGTCTCCGGAAAGCGAGAATAGCGGAAGAGGGAGCAGTCATTGGAGCGCGGTGGAATCTGATCTAAGCGCAGGCTCAGGAACTAAGCCCGCTAGCACTGTATACTCCCCACGCAGCCTTTTTTCATCAAGACAGACAACATTAGTTGATAAAATGACGACCAGAAATGCTTTGCTAGAAAGTGTTTCCCTGGAACAAAGACGTATAAATCTCGCTGCTGTTAGAAAGCGTG GTCCTTCGAAACCCAAGATCAAGAAAAGTCACTCCGCCGCGTCAAAGCTGACAAGTAAAACAACTGGAAGTGATCAGAGTTCCATGATGCGGCGAGTTTTATCAGCAAACAGAAACAAGGTTTCTAGGTTGCACAACATTGTGGAAGAATTACAGCAAGAAATTGATGAGTTAAAGTCTGAAAACAAGTCATTAAAGCGACTAAGCCATCgacaagaaaaggaaattaagaaaattgaTGAAGAGGAGTCGAGTGTGCCGATATTGCTTCAGAGGCATAGTGCTGAAATGAGGACGTTGAAAGAGCGGCTGCGGAGAAATCAGGATGTCTTACACAAGAAAGAGAGGGAGTCACATGATCGAGATAAGGAGATTCAAAAACTacaagacaaaattaaaaactacCGTGAACTTTCTCAAAACAAGAAATTAGAGGAAAGAGCTTCATTGGCTAAAAAGTTGCAGaatgttgaaaatgaaattgcATTAAAAGATAAGAAAATTTTG GATCTTGAAAAGACTTTAACGCTCAAGGATAAAATGAGACAACGAGAtatcaaagaacaaaaagacCGCTACAGGCAAGCAAAGGAGGAACTTAAGAGGGTGCAGGAAGATTTTAGATCTCTTCGCGAAAGACTTCAG gaaaaagaaagagaattggacgaaaaaaatatttatcatcaacatatcattcaaaagaaaaagaaagctgtAACTTTTCCTGCCCTTACTGCAGCTATTTCTCACGACCCAGCCTTAACAACTCCAGTTCTTCGCGCTGAAAAACTCCCGGATGGGAAAGAAAAGCATCCAAACGTATTTCTCACAAACGCTCTGAGTGATTCAGGCTCGGTGATAACGGAGGAAGGAAAAGAGAGCGTTCATACGACAGTTGTTTCTGATACGAGATCTGAAAAGCTTGCTGCGGCTGATGCGATTACACCCTCTGTATTCGACGCTGATAGACGCGATAAGAACGAGGAAGCAAGGCTTCGAAATGAAGCGGAGGAACGGAGAAAGCTTGAGGAGGAGGAAAGGAAAAGACGCGCTGAGGAAGAAgacaggaaaaggaaagaagaagaagagaaacgaAGAGAGAAGGAAGAGGATGAAAGAAGGAAGAACGAGGAAGAAGAACTAAGGAAGCTACGCGAAGAGCAGGAACGCGAACGGAAACGGAAAGAAGACGAAGATAAACAGCGGCTTGAAGAAGAAGCAGAGACTCGGCGAAAGAAAGACTTGTTGCTGGCGCGTATGCGTGCGATTGATGCAGGGAACGAAAAAACAAACGATGAAAAAACAACGGGAACTACAGCGGTAGATCCAATTGCTGTCGAAAATAAACCTAAAAAGCTTCCGATATTTCTTCAGAGCGAAACGTTGGCCAAAAAGGAATCACAACAAGCAAAACCTACTGAGACTTCACTCTCCGAAGACGATATCATCTCGGATGCGGGTAGCGATAAAAAGAGATCAAGCGCGCGCTCGAAACAGAGCGGGTATTCATACGACTTCAAGCAAACTGTGGAGAATCTTCATCATGGGCTCCCTGCGCATGCGTCACTGGAGAACGTCAAAGAAGCGGCGGCAGACTCGACGTCTGATGATCTTAGCTTTGGTGGTTATAAACCAACGCTTGGGAGAAGAGCTGCTGCCAAGAGAGCTGATAGCAAAAATAAAGATGAACTGTCATTCGGTGGATACAATCCTTCGTTTGGTGCAAAAAAAGATGTTACTCGTAAAAGCAGCGGACTTGATTTTGGAAGTGGAAATAAATTTACGACGCAAAAGGATCAAAATGGTTCTATTTCTGGAGAGTATAAGCCTACATTTGGCGCTGCGTCAAGTAAGGCATCTGCTACTTTGCCAACAAGTGACATTTTCGGTGAAGGAAGTGGCATAGCCAGAGGTCGGAGACCGCGGGAATTTCCGGGGAAGGGAAACACAGTGTTTGGTGACGAACTGTTAACAAACGAAGTAAAAGCGACCGTGTCCCCGCTGCTATTCGGGGACAAATCATTTACCGCTAACAACAAATCTTCTTACCCGTGGGAAAACAAGGTGGATGTTGCACGGAGGACTAGTAGCAATAAGGAACAGGATGATTCGTTACTTCCTCGGAGAAGAAATTTGCAAAGTATTGGAAAAAGCGCAGAGAAAAACATCCCTGTAGTTGACAATGCCCTGGACGACATTGACGACGAAATCGAGGAAGTAATTCTTTAA